The following DNA comes from Hahella chejuensis KCTC 2396.
TTTTTTTGCGCATATTGCTGCGAGTTTTCAATTAGTGTGGTCAGTTCCTTGATCGCCTGCTCCATATCCATGGCGGCGCGACCGCTACTGAAATCTGTATTGGCGAGACGGGCGCTGACCTGGTCCAGTTTGGTCAACGCTTCCTCGTTTTCCGCATAAAGGGAGCGCACTCGTTGCATTTGCTCATCGAACAATTGCAAGCGGCCGCGCAGCTGCTCGCGGGTTCTTTCCGCTTCCGCTGAAACAACGCCGTCCATACGCTGCAGCTTGCTTTCGATTGCTGCCCGGTCAATCGCACTGACCGACTGCAAGGACAGAGAGACGCCTTCCAGATTATCCAGGCCGTTCAGATAAACCTGCTCCGCCATAGCCAGATAGCGGTTATAGGTCAGTTCCGTGGACTGCAGTTTGCGATTGAGCACCTGGTTGAATATCTCAAACTTCTTTTGAAATAACTGCAGCTGTTGTATGGCGTCATCCGCATTCAGTTTAGACAACTCCGTATTAAGGTGAGCGATGGCCTGCTTGCGCTGTACTTCCAGCGCTTTGCGATATCGCTCAATGTAGCGGTTGGCGTGGGCGCCGCCTTTGGCGAAATACTCCCAGGACCAACCACCCAACGCCAATACGGCGCCGCCCACCAAGGCTCCCAGCGTCGCGCCGCCCACACCGAAAAACATGGTCGCGGCGCCGCCCAGAAAGCCGACCAAAGCGGGATATAGCGTTACTGGCTGGGTCAGCGAGGTTTTCAATGTCTCCGCTTTGATCTTGGCGGGTTTGATCGCTTTGGTGTCAAAGGTCATACCTAGATTTCCCCGCTCACCAAGACGATTTCCACCCGCGGCAGGCGGTAGTTGTAGGCGCGCAGTGACTCGTTCGGCAGTTGCGGCAGCGGCTTTTCCCCGCCAAAGCCGACAAAGCGGAACCGGTTCGGATCGACTTCATAAGTCACTTCAATATAGCGATAGACGGCTTCGGCGCGATCCAGGGAGAGTTGTTTGTTCGCCTCCGCGTCGCCTCTGACGCCGGTATGTCCGCGAATCTCCACACGAAAGTTCGGGTAGTGCTGCAGGTTTTCCATCAACAGGTCCACTTCACGCTTCCCTTCCAGCGTCAGTTCCGAAGTTCCGCTGGCGAAGATAATCGGGCGTACTTTCAGCGCGCCGAACTCCCGTAAACGCTCCCACTCTGACGCCGCAAGCGCGCGAAAACGCGCTATCTCCGCCGAGCCTTCTCCTGCGAACTCCCCTGTGGCCAGCGTGTCATAAAGCTCTTTGATCGGAGCGCTGGTAAGCAGACGATAAGGGTCGTTGTTAGGTATGGGATTGCGACTGAACACTTTGTCGTCGAGCAGAATCCCCACCGCGGACTCAATGGTGTCCACCAGATACTCGCGGCCTGCGTTGCGACGTCCGACGCCAAACCAGTCTTCCGCATTTTCGGTGAGGCTCTTCCATTCCACGCCGCTGAGCAGTTCTTTGGATTGCTGGGCGTCGAGGTCATATTCGTCACGCAGCGCTTTCACCAGCTCATCCTGATTGCGACGATAGTGCTGCAGCGTCTGGTAATAGGATTTCAAGAACACCGCAACCATCTCCGGCTCCTTGCGTAGCACAGCGGCGTTGGCCACCAACACATCCACAATCAGTTTCTGGGTATCCTCGGTCCCCAACAGGCGCACAATGCCCTCGTTAGACAAGGCCCGGGTCACTTCCGGCTCCCACACCACCGCCACGTCGACCTGGCCTTTTAGTAGCGCATCCAACGCCTCACCGGAACCATTGGTGGGCAGTTTCCAGGAAGCGGACTGGTTCAAAGCGGTCAGGTCAAAATGGCTGCGGATCGCTCTTAACAGATGCTCGCTGGGCGAGTTGGGCGTAAACGCCACTTTAACGTCGTTTGCGCTGCGCAAATCCTCAATGCCCGCCACTTTGGACTGACGCGCCACAATAGCGTCGCCGCCCTTGCTTTCGTCAATTACAGAGATGATGGGGCCGGGATAGTTCACCCCCGCTCCGTTCTGCACATAACTGTCCACCGTGGCGACGATAAAGGTGTACTCGCCTTTGCTCAAACGCTTGAAGCGGTCCTGATAGTCAGCCTGATCGTCCACGCATTCGAGCAGGTAACCCTGGCGGCGCAGGCGCGCGGTCATTTCCGGCGAACACAAGGGGAAGTAGCCAACCCAGCTGTCCCTGGCCAGGCGAATGGTTCCCTTGGTGTTCTTGGCGTCGGTGGTCTGCAGTTGGCGGTCTTCCTGGGATTGCAGCAGGAATAACTTGACTCCCGCCATCACCAGCAGCCCACCCACCAGCAGGAAGATTACAATCTTAACGTGCGCTTTCATGCATCCAGTCTCTACAGCCTGAGGTCGCTTTGCGTTCTATTGTTGAAATTCCAGGAGCGTGAAGTCCGGCGCTTCGGCCAGTACTTCGTTCAGCCCCGCCATCAAACTATCCGGATCGCTCGCAGAGCGGTAAAAGGTCAAGCCGGGTTGATGCAAGGAATGATCGTCGCCGATACAGAAACCAATAGTATGAATGTTAATCGGCGTATCCTGCAGAATGGTCTGCACCGCCCCGTCGGTTTCATAACCCAGGCTGGCCAGTCCGTCAGTGATGATCACCAGATGATACTCGCCATATCCCAACTGCTTGCCCGCCTGCGCAGTCAACGCGGCTTTGCCGTCTTCAAGGCCGGCGGAGAGGGGCGTGCCGCCGCCAGCAACCAGCTGGTCGATCATCTGTTTCACTAGCGGTCGATTCTGTGTGGCGAGGTGTGTACGCTCGCCAACACCCTGGCCGTCGAAGGCGTATACGCCCACATTAGCGTCCGCCGGCAACTGCTCGACGAACTTTTTCACCGCGGTTTTAGCCACGTCCAATTTACGTTTTCCGTCGCCGCAGTCAGTGTTGTCCATGCTGCCGGAGCCGTCGAAGACAATGTAATAGTTCTTGGCCAGCAGATGGCCGCTCAACTCGCTTTGTCCCTGGGTCGCGGGCCAGCGGTTATCCGCCGGGCGCATGGCGTAAAGCGTCGTGGGTTTGGCCGCCAGCGCCGGCTTCGCCTCCGAGGTCGCCGCCGGGGCGGAGGACGAGGCCGGCGAGGTAGAACCGTCGCACCCCGCCAGCGCCGCCAGGGCGATATAGGCTGAGAATTTCTTCAACATCGCATATCCCCTTATAACGGCATGAATACGTCAGATTCAGCTTCAACCTGAATGATGCGGAACTCCACCCGCATATTCGAACGCCATTCCTGCTGGTTTTTGGGCGCACAGGGCTCCGCGCCGCAAATACCGGTTTTCGGGTTGGCGATGCCGTTGCCCACCACCGCGAACTGGGATGGGTCCAGACTGATGTTCTTGCCCGCCGCATATTGAATGATGTTGTCGCGTACTTCCTGCGCGCGGGCCAGGCTCAGGTTGCGGGCGGACTGTTTGATGCGTCCCAGCACAACCGCCTGCTCGCCTTTTTTCTTGGCGCGCAGGTATTCCATCGGGTCGGAGTTGCCTTCTACGGTGATGATGGCGCCGCCGTAAGTGCTGGCCAGCTCGACCACTTTATCAAAAGAGTCCTGATACAGGTCGATAGAGAAAGACTTCTGATTAGGCTGGAAGAAAACCTCGAAAGAGAACAGCTCACCTTCAGCCAGACTCTGTTGCTGCTGACGCTGATTCACCAGTTGCGCCACCTTCTCTTCATCGAAACGAGGTTTGGCCGCTTCCGCTTTCACATTGACCGCAGCGCCCAGAAAGCCATAGTCGAACGCCGCTTTCGCCAGCGCCGCCGACTTACTCAGAATACCAGCCTGCTGCAAACCCGTTTGCACTTCACTGCTCAGGGCGTCAAAACGACGGGGGAAGTTGCTATCGGTAAAGAATTGCTTGTTGCCTTGCAGGCCAACGAAAGTCGCGTCTGCATACAGCCCTTCCACGTCAGCGGTGGCTTCTTCGCTGTCCAGCAACAGTTTGCCAGCCGCCGCCAGCATTTCCCGGTAAGGTTTGGCGTCCTTGGTTTTGTTCTCGAACAATTTGTCCAGCGCCTCTTCGCCTTCCAGCAGGCCGGCGACAAAGGCTTCCACTTCATTGCGGTGCGCGTCGAAGTAATCCTTTCTCACTGCGTAAACGTCAGCGATCACTTTGTCCGCCGTGCGGGTGGACAGCAGAATGCGCGCGCCTTTTACCGAGTCTTCAGAGCCGGAGCCCACATTGCCGCCAGACGTCAGCGCCAATGCGTCGGGAATAATCACAAACGCCGCATCTACGTCCTGCTCATAAAACGCCGCCATAGGCGCATTGTTGGTTCCGGTGAGATCCGGCAACCAGCGAACGGTGACGTCTTTGAAGCTCAGGCCCGCGTCTTTCAGAATCCGGGCGGCGTAATCCACATGCGGGCCATACGCCTGAATTGCGATGGTTTTGCCTTTCAAATCCTTGGCGTTGCGAATATTGGATTTCACCACCAGCGCATCGCCGCCGGAAGACCAGGTCAGTTGATAAATCACCACTGGCTGCGTGCGCGGGTCTTTGTTCAGCAACTCCGCTGCGGCGCTGATCATGCCGACGGTGCCGCGCAGAAATGGCGTTTCTCCGGCCACATAGCTTTTGACCTGATTGACGAAGGCGTCTTCCCGATACAGTTTCAGTTGCAGGCCTTTCTTATCGAAAATGGAGCCTTTCGCGGTTTGCGTCTGATTGCCGTTGGCCAGCAGCGTAGCGATATCGCCGCCCCAGGTAATGACCGGCGCGCTGAGGCTGCGGGTGTTCACCTCGCCTACATTGAGTTTGACCACTTCGCTGATCGGCTTGTAGTCAATGTAGGCGGGCTTGGCGTGGGAAAACACGCTGAAGGCGGCGGCCAGCAGCGCCAGTACCGAAATGAGAGAGCGTTTAACCATAATGGATTCCTTATAACTTACCGTCGATATTCCGCATCCAGCAAGGTTTGGAATGAGTCCGGATGTTTGAGGTTGAAATCTTTGACGTGTTGCAGGTATTCAGGATCAAACCCTTCCTGCTTCACTTGTTCTATTAATTCTTTGAAGGCGTCCGTGTGCATGACTTCACGGCTGGTGGCCACCTTCGGCAGCGGGTGGTCCGCGACAATTTTGCCGCCCCGACCAGCGAAGTGACGATCGCCGCGATCATCGGAGTAGTACTGGGACAACACCAGCAGTCGCGTACCCAGCAAGCAGGCCTCATGCATGTCGTGAGTCACGAAGAACACGGTTAGCTGCTCCTTTTCCCACAACTCCAGCAAATGCACCTGCAGGTCCGCGCGGGTGTCCGGGTCCAGAGCGCCGAACGGCTCGTCCATCAGCAGAATGGGCGGCTTCATGATCAACGCCTGAGCGATGGCGACCCGCTGTTGCATGCCGCCGGACAGCTCATGGGGATACTTGCGCGCCGCGTCCGCCAGACGCACCTGCGCCAGCATCGCCATGGCTTCTTCTTCGTGGGCTTTATTGCGATACCAGGGATTCCACCACTGACCTTGCGTCAACGTTTTGCCCAGCATGACGTTGTCCAACACAGTGCGATTGGGAAACAGGGAATAACGTTGATACACAATGCCGCGACTGAGGTCCGGCAACAGCGCTGGCGCGCCGGCTATCTCCACTTTGCCGGAAGTCGGCTGCTCCTGCCCCAGGATGAGTCTCAATAATGTGGACTTACCGCACCCGCTGGGCCCGACTACTGTACAGAACTCGCCTTTGCGCACTGACAAATCAATATTGTCGAGCACTTGTTTATCACCGTACTGCTTGTATACGTCTTCTATTTGAAGCAATGGCTGCATTGTTTCCAATCCTAAGATTCAAGCGTCGCCGGTCTGCGCCGGTCCGTTCCGCTATGTCGCATTCAATCAGGGTAGCCCGCAAATGCGGGTCCCGCTCGATTCCCGCTATTGTTCGTACCACTTG
Coding sequences within:
- a CDS encoding phosphate ABC transporter substrate-binding/OmpA family protein: MKAHVKIVIFLLVGGLLVMAGVKLFLLQSQEDRQLQTTDAKNTKGTIRLARDSWVGYFPLCSPEMTARLRRQGYLLECVDDQADYQDRFKRLSKGEYTFIVATVDSYVQNGAGVNYPGPIISVIDESKGGDAIVARQSKVAGIEDLRSANDVKVAFTPNSPSEHLLRAIRSHFDLTALNQSASWKLPTNGSGEALDALLKGQVDVAVVWEPEVTRALSNEGIVRLLGTEDTQKLIVDVLVANAAVLRKEPEMVAVFLKSYYQTLQHYRRNQDELVKALRDEYDLDAQQSKELLSGVEWKSLTENAEDWFGVGRRNAGREYLVDTIESAVGILLDDKVFSRNPIPNNDPYRLLTSAPIKELYDTLATGEFAGEGSAEIARFRALAASEWERLREFGALKVRPIIFASGTSELTLEGKREVDLLMENLQHYPNFRVEIRGHTGVRGDAEANKQLSLDRAEAVYRYIEVTYEVDPNRFRFVGFGGEKPLPQLPNESLRAYNYRLPRVEIVLVSGEI
- a CDS encoding vWA domain-containing protein, with amino-acid sequence MLKKFSAYIALAALAGCDGSTSPASSSAPAATSEAKPALAAKPTTLYAMRPADNRWPATQGQSELSGHLLAKNYYIVFDGSGSMDNTDCGDGKRKLDVAKTAVKKFVEQLPADANVGVYAFDGQGVGERTHLATQNRPLVKQMIDQLVAGGGTPLSAGLEDGKAALTAQAGKQLGYGEYHLVIITDGLASLGYETDGAVQTILQDTPINIHTIGFCIGDDHSLHQPGLTFYRSASDPDSLMAGLNEVLAEAPDFTLLEFQQ
- a CDS encoding ABC transporter substrate-binding protein — encoded protein: MVKRSLISVLALLAAAFSVFSHAKPAYIDYKPISEVVKLNVGEVNTRSLSAPVITWGGDIATLLANGNQTQTAKGSIFDKKGLQLKLYREDAFVNQVKSYVAGETPFLRGTVGMISAAAELLNKDPRTQPVVIYQLTWSSGGDALVVKSNIRNAKDLKGKTIAIQAYGPHVDYAARILKDAGLSFKDVTVRWLPDLTGTNNAPMAAFYEQDVDAAFVIIPDALALTSGGNVGSGSEDSVKGARILLSTRTADKVIADVYAVRKDYFDAHRNEVEAFVAGLLEGEEALDKLFENKTKDAKPYREMLAAAGKLLLDSEEATADVEGLYADATFVGLQGNKQFFTDSNFPRRFDALSSEVQTGLQQAGILSKSAALAKAAFDYGFLGAAVNVKAEAAKPRFDEEKVAQLVNQRQQQQSLAEGELFSFEVFFQPNQKSFSIDLYQDSFDKVVELASTYGGAIITVEGNSDPMEYLRAKKKGEQAVVLGRIKQSARNLSLARAQEVRDNIIQYAAGKNISLDPSQFAVVGNGIANPKTGICGAEPCAPKNQQEWRSNMRVEFRIIQVEAESDVFMPL
- a CDS encoding ABC transporter ATP-binding protein, which produces MQPLLQIEDVYKQYGDKQVLDNIDLSVRKGEFCTVVGPSGCGKSTLLRLILGQEQPTSGKVEIAGAPALLPDLSRGIVYQRYSLFPNRTVLDNVMLGKTLTQGQWWNPWYRNKAHEEEAMAMLAQVRLADAARKYPHELSGGMQQRVAIAQALIMKPPILLMDEPFGALDPDTRADLQVHLLELWEKEQLTVFFVTHDMHEACLLGTRLLVLSQYYSDDRGDRHFAGRGGKIVADHPLPKVATSREVMHTDAFKELIEQVKQEGFDPEYLQHVKDFNLKHPDSFQTLLDAEYRR